One genomic segment of Brassica napus cultivar Da-Ae chromosome A3, Da-Ae, whole genome shotgun sequence includes these proteins:
- the LOC111214477 gene encoding uncharacterized protein LOC111214477, translating into MNSLADEQVEDSMPIAKPVTTTGETVLQPCSSSKTNLKRQKIHNESKANLKKQKETEREKEDSCCYGCEGATGNSLETIFVKGFQHLRPRDEIKNELSNFFGSCGKVVRVFVPMQCVTCVPLGFAFIDYSNGENEALKLNGSYMGGRKLEVKMATSSDEYYGFVNFAGCDLCRGPGKLKLRARKPFDFDKAYFKILAEKANSKI; encoded by the exons ATGAACTCCTTGG CTGACGAACAAGTGGAGGACTCGATGCCTATTGCAAAACCAGTAACTACtacag GTGAGACCGTGTTGCAACCATGTTCCAGTAGCAAAACAAATCTGAAGAGGCAGAAGATACACAACGAGAGTAAAGCAAATTTGAAGAAGCAGAAGGAAACCGAG agagagaaggaagatTCTTGCTGTTATGGATGTGAAGGAGCGACCGGAAATAGTCTTGAAACCATTTTCGTTAAGGGATTTCAACATTTGCGCCCCAGGGATGAAATCAAGAATGAATTGAGCAACTTTTTTGGTTCTTGTGGAAAAGTCGTAAGGGTTTTTGTTCCCATGCAATGTGTTACCTGTGTTCCCTTGGG ATTTGCTTTCATTGACTACTCAAATGGCGAAAATGAGGCGTTAAAACTAAATGGAAGTTACATGGGAGGAAGAAAGCTTGAGGTGAAGATGGCTACTAGTAGTGATGAATACTACGGGTTTGTTAACTTTGCTGGGTGTGACCTTTGTCGTGGGCCAGGCAAGCTCAAGCTCAGAGCTCGCAA GCCGTTTGACTTCGACAAAGCTTATTTCAAAATTCTGGCCGAGAAGGCTAATTCCAAAATTTAA
- the LOC106440187 gene encoding PR5-like receptor kinase, whose product MAKKLVLIVLLASHLFVSGVLSGSILTIENKCNQTVWPVIFSWESNLSTTGFVLRSGEARALPAPSSWYGIISARTLCSTNSSGYFSCATGDCESGFIECPGSYSWSAVTYVYFRMDHGGVSSYTITVEHGYNLPLVVVPSQPSQTCISAGCLVDLNKTCPEDLGFFTGGKQIGCISACKKYNTKEICCTNDFRSKQRCERTMYTKNFEQACPLTYSYAFEDNNSTMTCPKSTDFVLTFCPSSIPNNTRSSMSPFAGPKNNSKGKLKPILGGSSALAVLIIAVAVVVMVRAKNARRKRDSNYENIEAVVMLKRYSYADVKKMTNSFAHVLGKGGYGTVYKGKLPDSSGQDIALKILKDPKENGEDFINELASMSIASHVNIVSLFGFCYEGSKRAIIYEFMPNGSLDKFISEDMSTKMDCETLYNIALGVARGLDYLHNSCVSKIVHFDIKPQNILLDEDLCPKISDFGLAKLCKKNDSIISMLDARGTVGYIAPEVFSKSYGAVSHKSDVYSYGMVVLELIGVTSRERAETSRSNMSTMYFPDWIYEDLERNENMRVGDHVIEEEEEIVKKMTLVGLWCIQTNPCDRPPMKKVVEMLEGGVEALVVPPKPLLTPAIMAWETDEESEETTSLLTPSH is encoded by the exons atgGCAAAGAAGTTGGTACTGATCGTCCTCCTTGCTTCACACTTGTTCGTGTCCG GAGTGTTGTCAGGGAGTATCCTTACCATAGAGAACAAATGTAATCAGACAGTTTGGCCAGTAATCTTCTCATGGGAATCAAATCTCTCCACCACTGGTTTCGTTCTCAGAAGCGGCGAGGCGCGTGCCCTACCGGCGCCGTCTTCATGGTATGGTATTATCTCGGCTAGGACGCTCTGCTCAACCAACTCGAGTGGTTACTTCTCGTGCGCCACCGGAGACTGTGAATCCGGCTTCATAGAATGTCCCGGCTCATATTCTTGGTCTGCCGTGACGTATGTCTACTTTAGAATGGACCACGGCGGAGTTAGCAGCTACACGATCACTGTCGAGCACGGTTACAACCTTCCCTTAGTGGTAGTCCCGTCACAGCCTAGCCAGACATGTATCAGCGCCGGTTGTTTGGTTGACTTGAACAAGACTTGTCCAGAGGATCTTGGTTTTTTCACCGGTGGGAAACAAATCGGCTGCATTAGCGCGTGCAAAAAGTACAACACCAAAGAAATTTGCTGCACTAATGATTTCAGGTCAAAGCAAAGATGCGAGAGGACGATGTACACGAAGAACTTCGAGCAAGCTTGCCCACTCACCTATAGCTATGCCTTCGAAGATAACAACAGCACCATGACATGCCCTAAGTCAACTGACTTCGTCCTCACCTTTTGTCCCTCGTCCATTCCCAATAACACAAG AAGCTCCATGTCTCCATTTGCAGGACCCAaaa ATAATTCTAAAGGGAAGTTAAAACCCATACTCG GAGGTTCATCAGCTTTAGCCGTGTTGATCATTGCTGTTGCGGTTGTGGTAATGGTGAGAGCAAAGAATGCGAGAAGAAAGCGTGATTCAAATTACGAGAACATTGAAGCGGTTGTAATGTTGAAACGATATAGTTATGCAGACGTCAAGAAGATGACAAACTCATTCGCTCATGTTCTTGGAAAAGGAGGATATGGAACTGTCTACAAAGGAAAACTACCCGATTCGAGCGGACAAGATATTGCACTCAAGATCTTGAAAGACCCAAAAGAGAATGGAGAAGACTTCATCAACGAACTAGCTAGCATGAGCATAGCATCTCATGTCAACATCGTTTCTCTATTTGGATTCTGCTATGAAGGGAGCAAGAGAGCTATCATTTACGAGTTCATGCCTAATGGATCCCTTGACAAGTTTATTTCCGAAGATATGTCAACGAAGATGGACTGCGAAACATTATACAACATTGCGTTAGGTGTTGCTCGTGGCTTAGACTACTTGCACAATAGTTGTGTATCAAAGATTGTGCATTTCGATATAAAGCCACAGAATATACTCCTAGATGAAGATTTGTGCCCGAAGATTTCGGATTTTGGTCTTGCTAAGCTTTGCAAGAAAAACGATAGCATTATATCCATGTTGGACGCGAGAGGGACCGTTGGTTATATTGCTCCTGAAGTGTTTTCCAAGAGTTATGGAGCAGTTTCGCATAAGTCTGATGTGTATAGTTATGGAATGGTGGTGCTTGAGCTCATCGGGGTGACCAGTAGAGAGAGAGCTGAAACTTCTAGGTCTAATATGAGTACAATGTACTTTCCGGATTGGATATATGAGGATCTGGAGAGGAATGAAAATATGAGAGTAGGAGATCATGTtattgaagaggaagaggagataGTGAAGAAAATGACATTAGTGGGTTTGTGGTGTATTCAGACCAATCCATGTGATCGTCCACCGATGAAAAAGGTTGTTGAAATGTTAGAGGGAGGTGTAGAAGCTCTAGTGGTCCCACCTAAGCCTCTCTTGACTCCAGCCATAATGGCTTGGGAAACCGATGAAGAGAGTGAAGAGACTACCAGTCTTTTGACACCAAGCCACTAG
- the LOC111214257 gene encoding uncharacterized protein At4g18257 yields MGGEEDTKKRVVVESLGWITESSIMPKKHRAIEGVGPSSIMELKAQLYKSQEEAKLTKDFTGSDAQYHRAKERIAAKDSFAAKNSGVEGRAFKDKLELKAVKDGAVSYAALEKKAQLYEKLARGELSDEEAEEKYCVDFFRKGVQRGDDLEPPRTSNSSVSAPPEELKADGEDDGSLFSTKFAGLGRAVETADISQHVRMVREVHQEVNQAREKATELKQRRQEQATNRREKLKQAYLRKQLEKLKAQQQQQQPQKQDEEKT; encoded by the exons atgggaggAGAAGAGGATACGAAGAAGAGAGTGGTAGTCGAATCGCTGGGATGGATAACGGAATCTTCAATCATGCCGAAGAAGCATCGCGCCATCGAAGGCGTGGGTCCTTCCTCAATCATGGAGCTCAAGGCTCAGCTCTATAAGTCTCAGGAAGAAGCTAAGCTGACGAAGGATTTCACGGGCTCCGATGCTCAGTACCACCGGGCCAAGGAAAGGATCGCCGCTAAAGACTCTTTCGCCGCGAAGAACTCCGGCGTCGAGGGTCGCGCTTTCAA GGACAAGCTCGAGCTTAAAGCGGTTAAAGACGGAGCAGTTAGCTACGCTGCGTTGGAGAAGAAGGCTCAGTTATATGAGAAGCTTGCAAGGGGGGAGCTTTCAGATGAAGAAGCTGAGGAGAAGTACTGTGTGGATTTCTTCAGGAAGGGGGTACAACGTGGAGATGATTTAGAGCCACCAAGGACCAGCAACAGTTCCGTTTCGGCACCACCTGAAGAGTTAAAAGCAGATGGTGAGGATGATGGTTCGCTGTTTAGCACTAAATTTGCTGGACTCGGACGTGCGGTTGAGACGGCTGATATAAGTCAACACGTGCGTATGGTCAG AGAGGTTCATCAAGAAGTGAATCAAGCGAGAGAAAAGGCAACAGAGTTGAAGCAAAGGAGACAAGAGCAGGCAACTAATCGTCGGGAGAAACTCAAACAAGCTTATCTTCGTAAGCAGCTCGAGAAACTTAAAGctcaacagcaacaacaacaaccgcaAAAACAAGATGAGgagaaaacttga
- the LOC106440186 gene encoding cytochrome b561 domain-containing protein At4g18260: MKISTSLETVLVSVIFYLSSASPFVICSSLDVTIDNHTPRHLKNNGSLLSNQMITSIKLHGILLWASMGFLMPMGILFIRMANKANENGRNVKVFFYLHVIFQILAVVLATIGAIMSLRTLENSFNNNHQRLGLALYVAMWLQFLTGIFRPSRGSKRRLKWFLLHWILGTIVSIIGIINIYTGIRAYHMKTSSSRDSSIWTILFTAQLSFLVVVYLIQDKWEHFQKQRVVTDELDHHQNSNTSGRSNDQTIQVVTGNDQEQKVMVPQPCRKSNALVNLFKLI, encoded by the exons ATGAAAATCTCCACATCTCTAGAGACTGTTTTGGTTTCTGTTATCTTCTATCTATCCTCTGCGTCACCATTTGTCATCTGTTCATCTCTTGACGTCACCATTGATAACCATACACCAAGGCATCTCAAGAACAACGGATCCCTG TTGAGTAATCAAATGATAACCAGCATAAAGCTTCATGGCATTCTCTTATGGGCTTCAATGGGATTTCTTATGCCAATGGGGATTCTCTTCATTAGAATGGCCAATAAAGCTAATGAAAATGGAAGAAATGTTAAAGTGTTCTTCTACCTTCATGTCATTTTCCAG ATACTAGCAGTGGTTTTGGCAACAATAGGAGCTATAATGTCTTTAAGAACATTGGAGAACTCCTTTAACAACAACCATCAAAGACTTGGCCTGGCTCTTTATGTTGCCATGTGGCTCCAATTCTTGACCGGTATCTTCAGGCCCTCTAG AGGGAGCAAAAGGAGGTTGAAATGGTTCTTATTGCATTGGATTCTTGGAACAATAGTGTCAATAATTGGCATAATAAACATATACACAGGCATAAGAGCTTACCATATGAAGACATCATCAAGTAGAGACTCAAGTATTTGGACAATCTTGTTCACAGCTCAACTCTCTTTTCTTGTCGTCGTCTATCTAATTCAAGACAAATGGGAGCATTTTCAAAAGCAAAGAGTGGTTACTGATGAATTGGATCATCATCAAAATTCTAACACGAGTGGAAGAAGTAATGACCAAACCATTCAAGTGGTAACAGGAAATGATCAAGAACAAAAGGTCATGGTTCCTCAGCCTTGTCGCAAGAGTAATGCACTTGTGAATCTGTTTAAACTGATTTGA